In the genome of Methanobacterium bryantii, the window ATTAATCTGGAAGTTCCTAGAAATACAGTATATGGTGTGTTAGGACCTAACGGTGCTGGAAAAACTACACTTATATCTATGTTATGTACAATACTGCGTCCCACATCAGGAACTGCAACTGTAAATGGTTATGACATAGTAAAACAGGCTAAAGAAGTTAGAGAATCTATAGGGATAGTATTCCAATCAAGGGCTCTTGATGATATCTTGACTGGTAGAGAACATCTTGAAATGCACGCTTCTCTTTATGGGGTGCCTAGAGATGTTAGAGAAGAACGTATTGACGAAATTTTAGAGCTCATAGCTCTGGGAAAAAAAGTCGATGAATACATAAAAACATACTCTGGAGGAATGAAAAGGAGACTTGAAATTGGCCGAGGACTTATCCATCACCCTAAAGTGCTTTTTTTAGATGAACCTACCTTGGGGTTGGATCCTCAAACCCGGGAAAATATCTGGGAGTATATTTACAACATGACTCAAACTCAGGATATTACA includes:
- a CDS encoding ATP-binding cassette domain-containing protein, translated to MGNVIETTDITKRYDDFIAVDSINLEVPRNTVYGVLGPNGAGKTTLISMLCTILRPTSGTATVNGYDIVKQAKEVRESIGIVFQSRALDDILTGREHLEMHASLYGVPRDVREERIDEILELIALGKKVDEYIKTYSGGMKRRLEIGRGLIHHPKVLFLDEPTLGLDPQTRENIWEYIYNMTQTQDITVLLTTHYMEEADQLCDEVAIINKGEIITADSPSNLKRELKADTITLKVNDPEKFVEKAKELKFTRDIFFTGGEVKMMVERGENLVPEVVEFASSQGIHINSIEVEHPNLEDVFIKYTGSKIVGEGR